In Achromobacter xylosoxidans A8, a single window of DNA contains:
- a CDS encoding LysR family transcriptional regulator → MNLSLRDIEYFLAVVEHGNLDRAAAACGVSQPALSKSLQRLEADTGLALLDRGGRGLRLTSAGLAFREHAQRLWAEYRDAVRNAMELRLGEAGLLRIGATGATVDSVVMPALRRLLPRRPALRVQLTQGQSDDLNDQVAGGKLDLAVTPIYADVPGSLHQEPIREDGLCVAASRKHALASRRKLALRDLAGQRWILPMPGSVARHALEARYAEAGLAQPSAALEVQHFSGGALALLAASDLLALMPQSALGPDIAELPVALGRPLRRSMALVTRHGTTWSPLMQEFRAAVLDAAA, encoded by the coding sequence ATGAATTTGTCGCTGCGTGACATCGAATACTTCCTGGCCGTGGTGGAGCACGGCAACCTGGACCGCGCGGCGGCCGCCTGCGGCGTCAGCCAGCCGGCGCTGTCGAAGTCATTGCAGCGGCTGGAAGCCGATACCGGGCTGGCCCTGCTGGACCGAGGTGGTCGCGGATTGCGCCTGACTTCGGCGGGCCTGGCGTTTCGCGAGCATGCGCAGCGGCTGTGGGCGGAATACCGCGACGCCGTGCGCAATGCGATGGAGCTGCGCCTGGGCGAGGCCGGGCTGCTGCGCATCGGCGCCACCGGCGCCACGGTCGACAGCGTGGTGATGCCGGCGCTGCGCCGCCTGTTGCCGCGCCGGCCGGCGCTACGGGTGCAGCTGACCCAAGGGCAATCGGACGATCTCAACGATCAGGTCGCGGGCGGCAAGCTGGACCTGGCGGTGACGCCGATCTATGCCGACGTGCCGGGTTCACTGCACCAGGAACCGATCCGCGAGGACGGATTGTGCGTGGCCGCCAGCCGCAAGCATGCGCTGGCCTCGCGGCGCAAGCTGGCCTTGCGCGACCTGGCAGGCCAGCGTTGGATTCTGCCGATGCCGGGTTCGGTGGCGCGCCATGCGTTGGAGGCCCGCTATGCCGAGGCAGGCCTGGCACAGCCTTCGGCGGCGCTGGAGGTGCAGCATTTTTCCGGAGGCGCGTTGGCGCTGTTGGCGGCCTCGGACCTGTTGGCGCTGATGCCGCAGAGCGCGCTGGGTCCGGACATCGCGGAGTTGCCGGTGGCGCTGGGCCGGCCCCTGCGGCGCAGCATGGCGCTGGTCACGCGCCATGGCACTACCTGGTCGCCGCTGATGCAGGAGTTCCGCGCGGCGGTGCTGGACGCCGCCGCTTAG
- a CDS encoding ABC transporter permease, with protein sequence MLSYTLRRLLMTLPVMLFVALFVFGLLDLAPGDPAALLAGEDATPQDIARIRATLGLDQPFLHRFGEWGWNVLHGDLGTSLFTGLPVSHMIGQRLVPTFSLMVMTLIVSVAVAIPIGALAAWKHNRLQDRGIMVLAVFSFSVPSFAVGYLLAWIFGLQLRWFPVQGYVPLATGFWASVHTLVLPALALGSVYVALITRITRATLLETLSQDYVRTARAKGVGNRGLLFRHALKNAAVPIITVIGSGVALLISGTVVTETVFSIPGLGRLVVDAILRRDYPVIQGVILLFSFMYVLVNLLVDLLYRAFDPRIKY encoded by the coding sequence ATGCTCTCGTACACATTGCGACGGCTGCTCATGACGCTGCCCGTCATGCTGTTCGTCGCGCTGTTCGTATTCGGCCTGCTGGATCTGGCGCCGGGCGACCCGGCAGCGCTGCTGGCCGGCGAAGACGCCACGCCGCAGGACATCGCGCGCATCCGCGCCACGCTGGGCCTGGACCAGCCGTTCCTGCATCGCTTCGGCGAATGGGGCTGGAACGTACTGCATGGCGACCTGGGCACGTCGCTGTTCACCGGCCTGCCGGTCAGCCACATGATCGGCCAGCGGCTGGTGCCGACGTTTTCGCTGATGGTGATGACGCTGATCGTGTCGGTGGCCGTGGCCATCCCGATCGGCGCGCTGGCGGCCTGGAAGCACAACCGCTTGCAGGACCGCGGCATCATGGTCCTGGCGGTGTTCAGCTTCTCCGTGCCTTCCTTTGCGGTGGGTTATCTGCTGGCCTGGATCTTCGGCCTGCAACTGCGCTGGTTCCCGGTGCAGGGCTATGTGCCGCTCGCCACCGGCTTCTGGGCCTCGGTGCATACGCTGGTGCTGCCGGCGCTGGCGCTGGGCAGCGTCTACGTGGCGCTGATCACGCGCATCACGCGCGCCACGCTGCTGGAAACGCTGAGCCAGGACTATGTGCGCACCGCGCGCGCCAAGGGCGTGGGCAACCGCGGCCTGCTGTTCCGCCATGCCTTGAAGAACGCGGCGGTGCCCATCATCACCGTCATCGGCAGCGGCGTGGCCCTGTTGATCAGCGGCACGGTCGTGACCGAGACGGTGTTCTCCATCCCCGGCCTGGGCCGCCTGGTGGTCGACGCCATCCTGCGGCGCGACTACCCCGTCATCCAGGGCGTGATCCTGCTGTTCAGCTTCATGTACGTGCTGGTCAACCTTCTGGTCGATCTGCTTTATCGCGCCTTTGACCCGAGGATCAAGTACTGA
- a CDS encoding ABC transporter permease: MNTFTGFLKRHPTTAVGGALLLLLFLVALCAPWLGTVDPTALSPIHRTRSPNAQFWFGTDLLGRDVYSRVIYGARVSLIVGFTVAALSTVIGVLIGLAAGFVRWVDAVVMRIMDGFMSIPTILLAIALIALTRASLQNVIIAITIAEVPRVVRLVRGLVLSLREQPYVEAAVAAGASRLRIVLRHIFPNTLAALMVQATYICGVAILAEASLSFIGAGVPPSVPSWGNIMAEGRALWQIKPHLIAFPAVFLSITILAINMLGDGLRDAVDPRMAKRI, encoded by the coding sequence ATGAATACCTTTACCGGCTTTCTCAAGCGGCATCCGACGACCGCCGTGGGCGGCGCGCTGTTGCTCCTGTTGTTCCTGGTGGCGCTGTGCGCGCCCTGGCTGGGCACCGTGGATCCGACCGCGCTGTCTCCCATACACCGCACGCGCTCGCCGAATGCGCAGTTCTGGTTCGGCACCGACCTGCTGGGGCGCGACGTCTACTCGCGGGTGATTTACGGCGCGCGCGTTTCGCTGATCGTGGGCTTCACCGTGGCCGCGCTGTCCACTGTGATCGGCGTGCTGATCGGGCTGGCGGCGGGCTTTGTGCGCTGGGTGGATGCGGTGGTGATGCGGATCATGGACGGCTTCATGTCCATTCCCACCATCCTGCTGGCCATCGCGCTGATCGCGCTGACCCGCGCATCGCTGCAGAACGTGATCATCGCGATCACCATCGCCGAGGTGCCGCGCGTGGTGCGCCTGGTGCGCGGCCTGGTGCTGTCGCTGCGCGAACAGCCCTATGTGGAGGCGGCCGTGGCGGCCGGCGCCAGCCGCTTGCGCATCGTCCTGCGGCATATTTTCCCGAACACGCTGGCGGCGCTGATGGTGCAGGCCACCTACATCTGCGGCGTGGCCATCCTGGCCGAGGCCAGCCTGTCGTTCATCGGCGCGGGCGTGCCGCCGTCGGTGCCGTCGTGGGGCAACATCATGGCCGAAGGGCGCGCGCTGTGGCAGATCAAGCCGCACCTGATCGCCTTCCCGGCAGTGTTCCTGTCCATCACGATCCTGGCAATCAACATGCTGGGCGACGGTTTGCGCGACGCGGTGGATCCGCGCATGGCCAAGAGGATCTGA
- a CDS encoding dipeptide ABC transporter ATP-binding protein: MNTTIQNRRVLEIEDLSIAFGRGENTFRAVKSLSLHVDRGETLAIVGESGSGKSVTSLAVMRLVEFGGGRIESGRMTFHRGAGQTVDLIAASEDSMRAMRGNDLGMIFQEPMTSLNPVFTVGSQIVEAIRLHQPGDARSAQAAARRILDQVRIPDAGAIMGRYPHELSGGMRQRVMIAMALACKPALLIADEPTTALDVTIQAQILQLIRELQHEMDMGVIFITHDMGVVAEVADRVMVMRKGDVVEHNDVQGLFKAPQHPYTQALMAAVPRLGAMRGTTLPARFPLLSDSAAGQAAEPAAVPAQDEVVLSVRGLVTRFDVRGGVFARVKKRVHAVEQVSFDLHAGETLALVGESGCGKTSTGRSLLRLAKTTRGTIAFQGKPVSQDDPASLLALRRNMQFVFQDPFASLNPRMRVGECVKEPMLIHSLHSGAAADRRAAELFERVGLDASMMRRWPHEFSGGQRQRICIARALSVDPKVLIADESVSALDVSIQAQIVNLLIDLQRDLGVSYLFISHDMAVVERISHRVAVMYLGQIVEIGPRQAIFENPQHAYTRKLMQAVPIADPAARRRAALELSELPSPARAVGDEPVVQPLVQVGDGHFVARHRIGGAY, translated from the coding sequence ATGAATACGACGATACAGAACCGGCGCGTGCTGGAAATCGAAGACCTGTCGATCGCCTTCGGCCGTGGCGAAAATACGTTCCGCGCAGTGAAGTCGCTGAGCCTGCACGTGGACCGCGGCGAGACGCTGGCCATCGTGGGCGAATCCGGATCGGGCAAGTCGGTGACCTCGCTGGCCGTCATGCGGCTGGTGGAGTTCGGCGGCGGCCGGATCGAAAGCGGACGCATGACCTTCCATCGCGGGGCTGGTCAGACCGTGGACCTGATTGCGGCCTCCGAGGACAGCATGCGCGCCATGCGCGGCAACGACCTGGGCATGATCTTCCAGGAACCCATGACCTCGCTGAACCCGGTGTTCACGGTGGGGTCGCAGATCGTCGAAGCGATCCGGCTGCACCAGCCGGGCGACGCCAGGTCGGCGCAAGCCGCCGCCCGGCGCATCCTCGACCAGGTGCGCATCCCGGACGCTGGCGCCATCATGGGTCGCTATCCGCATGAGCTGTCGGGCGGCATGCGCCAGCGCGTGATGATCGCGATGGCGCTGGCCTGCAAGCCGGCGCTGCTGATAGCGGATGAGCCCACCACGGCGCTGGACGTCACCATCCAGGCGCAGATCCTGCAACTGATCCGCGAGCTGCAGCACGAGATGGACATGGGCGTCATCTTCATCACGCACGACATGGGCGTGGTGGCAGAGGTGGCGGACCGCGTCATGGTCATGCGCAAGGGCGACGTGGTCGAGCACAACGACGTGCAGGGGCTATTCAAGGCGCCACAGCATCCGTATACCCAGGCCTTGATGGCCGCCGTGCCCCGCTTGGGTGCGATGCGGGGCACCACGCTGCCGGCGCGCTTCCCCTTGCTGTCGGACAGCGCGGCGGGACAGGCGGCCGAGCCTGCGGCGGTGCCCGCCCAGGACGAGGTGGTGCTGAGCGTGCGCGGCCTGGTCACGCGCTTTGACGTGCGCGGCGGCGTGTTTGCCCGGGTCAAGAAGCGGGTGCACGCGGTGGAACAGGTCAGTTTCGATTTGCACGCGGGCGAAACCCTGGCGCTGGTGGGCGAGTCGGGTTGCGGCAAGACTTCGACGGGGCGTTCGCTGCTGCGGCTGGCCAAGACCACGCGCGGCACCATCGCGTTCCAGGGCAAGCCGGTAAGCCAGGATGATCCCGCGTCACTGCTGGCGCTGCGCAGGAACATGCAGTTCGTGTTCCAGGACCCGTTCGCCTCGCTGAATCCGCGCATGCGGGTGGGGGAATGCGTCAAGGAGCCGATGCTGATCCACAGCTTGCATAGCGGCGCGGCGGCCGATCGGCGCGCGGCGGAACTGTTTGAGCGGGTGGGGCTGGATGCGTCGATGATGCGGCGCTGGCCGCACGAGTTTTCCGGCGGCCAACGCCAGCGCATCTGCATCGCGCGGGCGCTCTCGGTGGATCCCAAGGTGCTGATTGCCGACGAGTCGGTGTCCGCGCTGGACGTGTCGATCCAGGCGCAGATCGTGAACCTGCTGATCGACCTGCAACGCGACCTGGGCGTGAGCTACCTGTTCATCTCGCACGACATGGCGGTGGTGGAGCGCATCAGCCACCGGGTCGCGGTGATGTACCTGGGCCAGATCGTGGAGATCGGCCCGCGCCAGGCGATTTTCGAGAATCCGCAGCACGCCTACACCCGCAAGCTGATGCAGGCCGTGCCTATCGCGGATCCTGCGGCGCGACGCCGCGCCGCACTGGAATTGAGTGAATTGCCCAGTCCGGCGCGCGCGGTGGGCGATGAGCCCGTGGTACAGCCGCTGGTGCAGGTGGGTGATGGGCATTTCGTGGCGCGGCATCGTATCGGCGGCGCGTACTGA
- a CDS encoding ABC transporter substrate-binding protein, producing MDRRNFLLASSASAAAWALPGMSWAAPAKTSFRWVPQADLTLLDPMFTTVAMTQVHAQLVFDTLYGLDEQYQPSPQMAAGHVSENDGLLWKITLRDGLAFHDGAPVRAQDAVASIQRWAKKDLMGRSLMQATESLSAPDDKTIQFQLKKPFPLILHALGRQSGNMACIMPERLAKQPETEAVKEMVGSGPFTFAASKWVSGSRVVYEKFAGYAPRKEDRKPVFTAGPKLAHVDEVHWHIIPDRATAIAALQANEVDGVEMVDSDFLPILSQDPNIKLVKRSLPTIGVMRFNHLHAPFDNPAIRRAVLSAVNQTEYMTAMNGADFPEYWSDRCGVFVPGSPMDSDAGMDKLTGKRDIDAARAAIKAAGYKGETVVLLDPVDFPTWHAAALVTADLFKRLGFKVDLQTMDWGTAVQRRNNQEAPTAGGWSVAFTGNTGPNNLDPAGHLALRGNGKQAWFGWPTSERLEQLRLDWFNAADLDAQKKICREIQLQVFEDVPYIPLGASYPVSALRSNWKDFQPQMSLFYTLHKA from the coding sequence ATGGATCGTAGGAATTTCCTGTTGGCTTCTTCCGCTTCGGCGGCCGCCTGGGCCTTGCCCGGCATGTCCTGGGCCGCGCCCGCCAAGACCTCGTTCCGCTGGGTACCCCAGGCGGACCTGACCTTGCTGGACCCCATGTTCACCACCGTGGCCATGACCCAGGTCCACGCCCAATTGGTGTTCGACACGCTGTACGGGCTGGACGAGCAATACCAGCCCAGCCCGCAGATGGCCGCCGGCCACGTCAGCGAGAACGACGGACTGCTGTGGAAGATCACCCTGCGCGACGGTCTGGCGTTCCATGACGGCGCGCCGGTGCGCGCGCAGGACGCGGTCGCCAGCATCCAGCGCTGGGCCAAGAAAGACCTGATGGGCCGGTCGCTGATGCAGGCCACGGAATCGCTCTCCGCACCGGACGACAAGACCATCCAGTTCCAGCTCAAGAAGCCGTTCCCGCTGATCCTGCACGCACTGGGCCGCCAATCCGGCAACATGGCCTGCATCATGCCCGAGCGTCTGGCCAAACAGCCCGAGACCGAGGCCGTGAAGGAAATGGTCGGCAGCGGCCCGTTCACCTTCGCCGCCAGCAAGTGGGTGTCCGGCTCGCGCGTGGTGTACGAGAAGTTCGCCGGCTATGCGCCGCGCAAGGAAGACCGCAAGCCGGTCTTCACCGCCGGTCCCAAACTGGCGCACGTGGACGAAGTGCATTGGCACATCATCCCGGACCGCGCCACCGCGATCGCGGCGTTGCAGGCCAACGAGGTCGACGGCGTCGAGATGGTGGACAGCGACTTCCTGCCCATCCTGAGCCAGGACCCGAACATCAAGCTGGTCAAGCGCAGCCTGCCCACCATCGGCGTGATGCGCTTCAACCATCTGCACGCGCCGTTCGACAACCCGGCCATCCGCCGCGCGGTGCTCAGCGCCGTCAACCAGACCGAATACATGACGGCCATGAACGGCGCCGACTTCCCGGAATACTGGAGCGACCGCTGCGGCGTGTTCGTGCCGGGTTCGCCCATGGACAGCGATGCCGGCATGGACAAGCTGACCGGCAAGCGCGACATCGACGCGGCGCGCGCGGCGATCAAGGCGGCCGGCTACAAGGGCGAAACCGTGGTGCTGCTGGATCCGGTGGACTTCCCGACCTGGCACGCCGCGGCCCTGGTGACAGCGGACCTGTTCAAGCGCCTAGGCTTCAAGGTGGACCTGCAGACCATGGACTGGGGCACCGCCGTGCAGCGCCGCAACAACCAGGAAGCCCCCACCGCGGGCGGCTGGAGCGTGGCGTTCACCGGCAACACCGGCCCCAACAACCTGGACCCGGCCGGCCATCTGGCGCTGCGCGGCAACGGCAAGCAGGCCTGGTTCGGCTGGCCCACCAGTGAACGCCTGGAACAGCTGCGGCTGGACTGGTTCAACGCCGCCGACCTGGACGCGCAGAAGAAGATCTGCCGCGAGATCCAGCTGCAGGTGTTCGAGGACGTGCCCTACATTCCGCTGGGCGCGAGCTATCCGGTCAGTGCGCTGCGCAGCAACTGGAAGGATTTCCAGCCGCAGATGTCGCTGTTCTACACGTTGCACAAAGCCTGA
- a CDS encoding M81 family metallopeptidase translates to MSSKAPKVAILGFHLESNAFCPPSVEADFLAQCWEAGDTISELVRGPSRLPSEVAGFYDRMNQLGNWTPAPLIVIGAPPGGPASAGVWAAFLAEAEQRLRAAMPVDAIYVANHGASSAEGENDTEGALMRLLRAMVGPDVPIVATHDLHCNVSAETVDALDGLIAYRTNPHVDQRERAAEAADMIREILDGTRMVTAYVRLPLTPPSVTLSTASGPYADLVALGASLTQRRGAGPIANVAVCAGFVFSDLPKCGVTITVTARGDLQAARRTALQVARAGWADRARYVANTVDVARAVALAREASQPLLFADVADNPGGGGRGNTTWLLKAFDEARIAGVVMGVFVDPDLVAQAAQLGVGAEFEAVFNRVESEYSRRYAARARVLKLTDGEGMGRRGILRGRKFSMGATCLLELAESGMKVVVGSLRRQLAEPAMLEMHGIDIAQAGHVIVKSRGHYRAGFDEFFPNERIHDVDSPGLTTPNLRQIAFKGLPRPVCPLDADAAWREPDWAADLAA, encoded by the coding sequence ATGAGCAGCAAGGCCCCAAAGGTCGCCATTCTTGGCTTTCACCTGGAATCCAATGCGTTCTGCCCGCCCTCGGTGGAAGCGGACTTCCTGGCGCAGTGCTGGGAAGCCGGCGACACCATCAGCGAATTGGTGCGCGGCCCCAGCCGCCTGCCCAGCGAGGTGGCCGGTTTTTATGACCGCATGAACCAGCTGGGCAACTGGACCCCCGCGCCGCTGATCGTGATCGGCGCGCCGCCCGGCGGCCCGGCCAGCGCCGGCGTCTGGGCCGCCTTCCTGGCCGAGGCGGAGCAGCGCCTGCGTGCCGCCATGCCGGTGGACGCGATCTACGTGGCCAACCATGGGGCCTCGTCCGCGGAAGGCGAGAACGATACCGAAGGGGCGCTGATGCGCCTGCTGCGGGCGATGGTCGGCCCCGACGTGCCCATCGTGGCCACGCACGACCTGCACTGCAATGTGTCGGCCGAAACCGTGGATGCGCTGGACGGCCTGATCGCCTACCGCACCAATCCGCACGTGGATCAGCGCGAGCGCGCCGCCGAGGCCGCCGACATGATCCGCGAGATCCTGGACGGCACGCGCATGGTGACCGCCTACGTTCGCCTGCCGCTGACGCCGCCCTCCGTGACGCTGTCGACCGCCAGCGGACCTTATGCGGATCTGGTGGCGTTGGGGGCGTCGCTGACGCAGCGGCGCGGCGCAGGGCCGATTGCCAATGTGGCGGTGTGCGCGGGCTTCGTATTCTCCGACCTGCCCAAGTGCGGCGTGACCATCACGGTGACCGCGCGCGGCGATCTGCAGGCGGCGCGCCGCACGGCCTTGCAGGTGGCGCGCGCCGGCTGGGCCGATCGCGCACGCTACGTGGCCAATACCGTCGACGTGGCGCGCGCGGTGGCGCTGGCGCGCGAGGCCAGTCAGCCGTTGCTGTTCGCCGACGTTGCCGACAATCCTGGCGGCGGCGGCCGGGGCAACACCACCTGGCTGCTCAAGGCGTTTGACGAGGCGCGCATTGCGGGCGTGGTGATGGGGGTGTTCGTCGATCCGGACCTGGTCGCGCAGGCCGCGCAACTGGGAGTAGGCGCGGAATTCGAGGCGGTCTTCAACCGGGTAGAGAGCGAGTATTCGCGGCGCTATGCGGCAAGAGCCCGGGTGCTGAAGCTGACGGATGGCGAAGGCATGGGCCGGCGCGGCATTCTGCGCGGGCGCAAGTTCTCGATGGGCGCGACCTGCCTGCTGGAGCTTGCGGAGTCGGGCATGAAAGTGGTGGTGGGCAGCCTGCGCCGCCAGTTGGCCGAGCCGGCCATGCTGGAGATGCACGGCATCGACATCGCCCAGGCGGGCCACGTGATCGTCAAGAGCCGCGGCCACTACCGCGCGGGCTTCGACGAGTTCTTCCCGAACGAGCGGATCCACGACGTGGACAGCCCGGGCCTGACCACGCCGAACCTGCGGCAGATCGCGTTCAAGGGCCTGCCACGGCCCGTCTGCCCGCTGGACGCCGACGCTGCCTGGCGTGAGCCCGACTGGGCTGCGGACCTGGCTGCCTAG
- a CDS encoding LysR family transcriptional regulator: MLNTALRYFLEVVDSGSLTVAAQKLHVAPSAVSRMVRKLEEEHQTLLFDRHARGMVLTEAGQLLKAYARRASLEAERARAEIRDLSQIGQKLIRISANQAFGRELLPRVIGEFLAVEPSLRFELNILQSSEINRRVREGEDDIGMSYNLSPPQGVHVQYARRMPVFAVMAPDHPLADRKTLSMRDIGQYPVALMGPGSTIRFIIDLCCMHEKIELNVAMTCNNQGAIQTSCQRWGAISFSGDLTVMTSTERGELITIPMSNPELHQRNMHIQTMAGRQLPASVTRFVEALGAQINAAYAHPAWMAAGPDAAR; the protein is encoded by the coding sequence ATGCTCAACACCGCCTTGCGCTATTTCCTGGAAGTCGTGGATTCGGGCTCGCTCACGGTCGCCGCGCAGAAGCTGCACGTGGCGCCGTCGGCGGTCAGTCGGATGGTGCGCAAGCTGGAGGAAGAACACCAGACCCTGCTGTTCGACCGCCATGCCCGCGGCATGGTCCTGACCGAAGCAGGCCAGTTGCTGAAGGCCTACGCGCGCCGCGCCTCGCTGGAGGCCGAGCGCGCCCGCGCCGAAATCCGCGACCTGAGCCAGATCGGCCAGAAGCTGATCCGCATTTCGGCCAACCAGGCCTTCGGACGCGAGTTGCTGCCGCGCGTGATCGGTGAATTCCTCGCGGTCGAGCCCTCGCTGCGGTTCGAACTGAACATCCTGCAGTCCTCGGAAATCAACCGCCGCGTGCGCGAAGGCGAGGACGACATCGGCATGAGCTACAACCTGTCGCCGCCCCAAGGGGTGCACGTGCAGTATGCGCGCCGCATGCCGGTGTTTGCCGTGATGGCGCCCGACCATCCGCTGGCGGACCGCAAGACGCTTTCCATGCGCGACATTGGCCAGTATCCCGTGGCGCTGATGGGGCCGGGCAGCACGATCCGCTTCATCATCGACCTGTGCTGCATGCACGAGAAGATCGAACTCAACGTGGCGATGACCTGCAATAACCAGGGCGCGATCCAGACCAGTTGCCAGCGCTGGGGCGCGATCAGCTTTTCCGGCGACCTCACGGTCATGACCTCGACCGAACGCGGCGAGCTGATCACCATCCCCATGTCCAACCCCGAACTGCACCAGCGCAACATGCACATCCAGACCATGGCCGGCCGCCAACTGCCGGCCAGCGTCACCCGCTTCGTGGAAGCGCTGGGCGCGCAGATCAACGCCGCCTATGCCCACCCCGCGTGGATGGCGGCGGGGCCGGACGCCGCCCGCTAG
- a CDS encoding SDR family NAD(P)-dependent oxidoreductase, which translates to MDDSTTDPTLSVIVTGGASGIGAAVCRRVVQAGGHVAILDLNLEAAQALAQELGPRAVAAPGDVLDEAGLRTAEEQLAALLPPVTGLVNCAGIAQVPTAIEDYPVEAWERVVDSHLKGTYTSCRVFGSAMAARGCGAVVNVASVLSFRPGPVLAYGPAKAAVVNLTEALAVHWARRGVRVNAIAPGWTDTPFLKPKERQGERDMTPILNATPLGRLMQPREIAEVVFFLLSPAAAVVTGATIPCDGGVIAGSGWAPYGGFPQAT; encoded by the coding sequence ATGGATGATTCCACAACGGACCCGACCCTGTCGGTCATCGTTACCGGCGGCGCCAGCGGCATCGGCGCGGCGGTGTGCAGGCGCGTGGTGCAGGCGGGCGGCCACGTCGCCATCCTGGACCTGAACCTGGAAGCCGCGCAGGCGCTGGCGCAGGAACTCGGCCCGCGCGCCGTGGCGGCCCCGGGCGACGTGCTGGACGAGGCCGGGCTGCGGACTGCGGAGGAACAGCTGGCCGCCCTCCTGCCGCCGGTCACGGGACTGGTGAACTGCGCCGGCATCGCCCAGGTTCCCACCGCCATCGAGGACTATCCGGTCGAGGCCTGGGAACGGGTGGTGGATTCCCATCTGAAGGGCACCTACACATCCTGCCGCGTGTTCGGCAGCGCCATGGCCGCGCGCGGCTGCGGGGCGGTCGTCAACGTGGCGTCCGTGCTGTCGTTCCGTCCCGGACCGGTGCTGGCCTACGGCCCGGCCAAGGCCGCGGTCGTGAACCTGACCGAGGCTCTTGCCGTGCACTGGGCGCGGCGCGGAGTGCGCGTCAACGCCATCGCGCCGGGCTGGACCGACACGCCCTTTCTCAAGCCCAAGGAGCGGCAGGGGGAGCGCGACATGACGCCGATCCTGAACGCCACGCCGCTGGGCCGCCTGATGCAGCCGCGAGAGATCGCCGAAGTCGTGTTCTTCCTGCTTTCCCCCGCGGCCGCGGTAGTCACCGGCGCCACCATCCCGTGCGACGGCGGCGTCATCGCGGGATCGGGGTGGGCGCCCTACGGGGGCTTTCCGCAAGCCACTTGA
- a CDS encoding ABC transporter permease, whose product MATLTRASGDSPAFTFGLSCLGLAGFFMAWHLLSVGGVFPPNYLPGPLTVLRTIVHYSNEPYSGATLWTHLGASLYRFACGFLLAAAVGIPLGLLMGWYRWLDDVVSPFFDALRFVAPIAWVPFAGLWFGTGIGGPTLIIFAGAFPPCLISAYRGAKFVDTRLLEASRTLGASGPRIVAEVLLPASLPSILAGLRVSAGIGWQSLVGAELIVVGNGIGYMMVQGQLNVATNIVMAGMIAIGIVGIGIDLALRLFEQRLKARWGR is encoded by the coding sequence ATGGCTACGCTGACACGCGCCTCGGGCGACTCGCCCGCCTTCACCTTCGGCCTGTCGTGCCTGGGGCTGGCCGGATTCTTCATGGCCTGGCACCTGTTGAGCGTGGGCGGGGTCTTTCCGCCCAACTACCTGCCTGGCCCGCTGACCGTGCTGCGGACCATCGTGCATTACAGCAACGAGCCCTATTCCGGCGCCACGCTGTGGACGCACCTGGGCGCCAGCCTCTACCGCTTCGCCTGCGGCTTCCTGCTGGCCGCGGCGGTAGGCATTCCGCTAGGCCTGCTGATGGGCTGGTACCGCTGGCTGGACGACGTGGTCAGCCCGTTCTTCGATGCGCTGCGCTTCGTGGCGCCGATCGCCTGGGTGCCCTTCGCCGGCCTGTGGTTCGGCACCGGCATAGGCGGCCCCACCCTGATCATCTTCGCGGGCGCCTTCCCGCCCTGCCTGATCAGTGCCTACCGCGGCGCCAAGTTCGTCGACACGCGCCTGCTCGAAGCCTCGCGCACGCTGGGCGCGAGCGGCCCGCGCATCGTCGCCGAAGTGCTGCTGCCGGCCTCTCTGCCGTCCATCCTGGCCGGCCTGCGGGTCAGCGCCGGCATCGGCTGGCAATCGCTGGTGGGCGCGGAACTGATCGTGGTGGGCAACGGCATCGGCTACATGATGGTGCAGGGGCAGCTCAACGTCGCCACCAATATCGTCATGGCCGGCATGATCGCCATCGGCATCGTCGGCATAGGCATCGACCTTGCCCTGCGCCTGTTCGAACAGCGCCTGAAGGCGCGCTGGGGAAGATGA